The Rhododendron vialii isolate Sample 1 chromosome 6a, ASM3025357v1 genome includes a window with the following:
- the LOC131330473 gene encoding uncharacterized protein LOC131330473: MESPEEQQTLIHEVRNKRVISQKEEQPTTTRIARYLKPIADNSNPPVPIPTSTPLLSEIFPHDILDWPTKVIFKGWNSPQRKWQQWVESLAEKHGSVWNQTGILDAITGSVYEVQFNSDLLLGLAEFWCPETNTFVFPWGEAGLTLEDVAILGGLPVVGEGIGVSVSEGLVGIVEEMERQREKILKSRAKKAAHSKWIKRFMEEEGGSEFEHAGFLSLWLSRYVFPSVTGEVIGRHVFPIAAALSKGRPMALAPAVLGNLYKDLRELKEKAMDSATICVSAPFQLLQLWAFEHFPLISPTPISLHPGEPRIARWNKLNLETNLPLVRSALQLAENFKWRPYAADLENWRHPSYYKETEQPLCYSSNLDVELRSFFQCLKASELVSVDGCKEKYLPNRVAMQFGMDQDIPSDVSGLNFTGENVRFFVPPKSFEPGVSGRYMKWWKDMMVNRKAVMERRIELMSTFSMCFKEGGNGEGFHGSSVSKSPIASVEARKSNVSMVSKILEGLGKLSRVSTKLDMNKKGESDSSDILSGTEDQICSDSSDDDYVPIATHYKKNGEGSPAMDSKVSSSGHAKKSKVSIGSHTPKSCGRLKSSPVSTKLNLKQNHDAKSLEIPSGRKEQIACDSSDDDNVPIATRFNLHHDVPKTPDSLHQEFSCNQSQNVVSSSTPKTPSENNRKGKLHATPEGISQEEVTKKPTKGVAKEVKLQVGEVVCSVNEPIEIDELAGVVKRQKKGRERAKGVAEGETRRRAGESSGNPIDLDN, encoded by the exons ATGGAGTCACCAGAAGAACAGCAAACTCTAATCCACGAAGTAAGAAACAAGAGAGTAATCtcccaaaaagaagaacaacCCACAACAACAAGAATCGCCAGATACCTCAAACCCATCGCAGACAACTCGAACCCACCCGTTCCAATCCCGACCAGTACCCCTCTGTTATCCGAAATCTTCCCCCACGACATCCTAGACTGGCCCACCAAAGTCATTTTCAAAGGCTGGAACTCCCCGCAGCGGAAATGGCAGCAATGGGTCGAGTCCTTGGCCGAGAAACACGGCTCCGTTTGGAACCAGACGGGGATACTCGACGCGATAACGGGGTCCGTTTATGAGGTGCAGTTTAACTCGGACTTGTTGCTGGGTTTGGCCGAGTTCTGGTGCCCCGAGACCAACACGTTTGTTTTCCCGTGGGGCGAAGCGGGTTTGACGCTGGAAGACGTGGCGATTCTTGGCGGGCTTCCGGTGGTCGGGGAGGGGATAGGGGTTTCCGTGTCGGAGGGATTAGTGGGAATtgtggaggagatggagagacagagagagaaaattctTAAAAGCAGGGCAAAGAAAGCTGCACACTCTAAATGGATCAAGCGGTTTATGGAGGAAGAAGGAGGAAGTGAGTTTGAGCATGCAGGGTTTCTGTCCCTCTGGTTATCAAG GTATGTATTCCCTTCTGTTACTGGAGAAGTCATTGGAAGACATGTTTTCCCAATTGCAGCAGCTCTGTCTAAAGGAAGACCAATGGCACTAGCCCCTGCAGTTCTAGGGAATCTTTACAAGGACTTGAGAGAGTTGAAGGAAAAGGCCATGGATTCTGCTACCATTTGCGTTTCAGCACCATTTCAGTTACTTCAGCTTTGGGCGTTTGAGCATTTCCCTCTTATTAGTCCTACCCCTATTTCACTCCATCCTGGGGAGCCTAGAATCGCGCGGTGGAACAAATTAAACTTGGAAACCAACCTACCCCTCGTTCGATCGGCTCTCCAGCTTGCCGAGAATTTTAAATGGCGCCCCTATGCGGCTGATTTGGAGAACTGGCGCCACCCCTCTTATTACAAAGAGACCGAACAACCGTTGTGCTATAGTTCAAATTTGGATGTGGAGTTGAGATCTTTCTTCCAATGCTTAAAAGCTTCTGAGCTTGTTTCAGTTGATGGTTGTAAAGAGAAGTATTTGCCAAACCGCGTGGCAATGCAGTTTGGGATGGATCAAGATATTCCTTCTGATGTGtccggtttgaattttaccGGTGAAAATGTCAGGTTCTTTGTTCCACCGAAGTCGTTTGAGCCTGGTGTTTCGGGGAGATATATGAAGTGGTGGAAAGATATGATGGTGAATCGCAAAGCTGTGATGGAAAGGAGAATTGAACTGATGTCTACATTTTCAATGTGTTTTAAGGAGGGTGGGAATGGAGAGGGTTTTCATGGATCAAGTGTGTCAAAAAGTCCAATTGCATCAGTTGAGGCCAGAAAGAGTAATGTATCGATGGTGTCAAAAATTCTAGAGGGTCTTGGAAAACTTTCTCGAGTTTCGACAAAATTGGACATGAATAAGAAGGGTGAGTCCGATTCTTCTGACATTCTTTCAGGAACCGAGGACCAGATATGTTCTGATTCAAGCGATGACGACTATGTTCCAATCGCAACACATTACAAGAAGAATGGTGAAGGAAGCCCAGCTATGGATTCCAAAGTGTCATCATCTGGTCATGCGAAAAAGAGTAAGGTGTCAATTGGATCACACACTCCAAAGAGTTGTGGGAGACTAAAATCATCTCCAGTTTCAACAAAACTGAACTTAAAACAGAACCATGACGCCAAATCTCTTGAAATTCCTTCTGGAAGAAAGGAGCAGATAGCTTGTGACTCAAGCGATGATGATAATGTTCCAATTGCAACACGTTTCAATCTTCATCACGATGTTCCAAAAACTCCCGATAGTTTGCATCAAGAGTTCTCATGCAACCAATCCCAGAATGTTGTTTCTTCATCAACTCCAAAAACTCCCAGTGAAAATAACAGAAAAGGAAAGTTGCATGCCACACCAGAAGGGATTTCACAAGAGGAAGTGACCAAGAAACCAACCAAGGGTGTTGCCAAAGAAGTGAAATTACAGGTTGGAGAAGTTGTTTGTTCTGTCAATGAACCAATTGAAATCGATGAGCTAGCGGGGGTGGTGAAACGTCAGAAAAAGGGCAGAGAAAGGGCTAAAGGTGTAGCGGAAGGGGAAACGAGAAGGAGGGCTGGGGAGTCTTCAGGTAATCCTATCGATCTTGACAATTAG
- the LOC131330474 gene encoding fatty acid desaturase 4, chloroplastic-like — protein sequence MSILSQPHYHPLPKSLLNTAHHHQCLPIRILCSTTTTTKKLKYNPGHHLVKESPPPRLTAPTPTNHHRVTLDDLTLQSTWSHRAWLATGCTTVAISLVKCVTAAADSHNWLEPILAGLVGYILADLGSGVYHWAIDNYGDASTPVFGLQIEAFQGHHKYPWTITRRQFANNLHALARVITFTVLPLDLAFNDPVLHGFVAVCSGCIMFSQQFHAWAHGTKSRLPQPVVVLQDAGVLVSRSQHAAHHRPPYNNNYCIVSGVWNGVLDEYRVFETLEMFVFFKLGVRPRSWSEPNYEWIQEESETEIPLLKQHFH from the coding sequence ATGTCCATCTTATCTCAACCTCACTACCACCCTCTACCCAAGTCCTTATTAAACACCGCCCATCACCACCAATGCCTCCCCATCCGAATCCTttgctccaccaccaccaccaccaaaaaaCTCAAATACAACCCCGGACACCACCTAGTCAAGgaatcaccaccaccacgactCACCGCACCCACACCCACTAACCACCACCGTGTCACACTCGATGACCTGACCTTACAATCAACATGGTCCCACCGCGCGTGGCTGGCAACCGGGTGCACCACCGTGGCTATTTCTCTAGTAAAGTGCGTAACCGCTGCAGCCGATTCACACAACTGGCTAGAACCCATTCTAGCCGGATTGGTCGGGTACATACTAGCAGATCTCGGGTCTGGAGTCTACCACTGGGCCATAGACAACTATGGTGATGCCTCGACCCCGGTTTTCGGATTACAAATAGAAGCATTTCAAGGCCACCACAAGTACCCTTGGACCATCACTAGGCGCCAATTCGCCAACAACCTCCACGCGCTCGCACGTGTCATAACCTTCACCGTTCTTCCTTTAGACCTCGCATTCAACGACCCGGTTCTACACGGGTTCGTGGCCGTTTGTTCGGGTTGCATCATGTTTAGCCAGCAGTTCCATGCTTGGGCCCACGGCACCAAGAGCCGCCTCCCGCAGCCGGTGGTGGTGTTGCAAGACGCTGGGGTGCTAGTGTCCCGGTCGCAGCACGCGGCCCACCACCGGCCGCCGTATAATAACAACTACTGCATTGTGAGTGGCGTGTGGAATGGGGTGTTGGATGAGTACAGAGTGTTTGAAACGTTGGAGATGTTTGTGTtttttaagcttggagtgagacCCAGGTCATGGAGTGAGCCTAACTATGAGTGGATCCAAGAGGAGTCTGAGACTGAAATCCCCCTTCTCAAACAACACTTTCACTGA
- the LOC131328745 gene encoding fatty acid desaturase 4, chloroplastic-like has protein sequence MEPSPRLTTPPPPLPPPTSTYDDHRDTVDDSSLQSTWYHRAWVASGCITVAISLVKCITAAIDSRTWLQPIIAGWLGYLLADLSSGVYHWAIDNYGSASTPIFGFQIESFQYHHESPWTLTRSQFAHNIHKLARGITFAVLPLDLFCNGPFLHGFVALYSGCIMFSQHFHYWAHDTKSRLPRLVVALQDAGLLLSRSQHGVHHRPPYNKNYCIVSGVWNELLSAYKVFETLETFLFLKLGVRPRSGNEPKSAWVDPKGD, from the coding sequence ATGGAACCATCACCGCGGCTCACAACACCCCCACCACCGCTCCCACCACCCACATCCACTTATGATGACCACCGTGACACAGTCGATGACTCAAGCCTGCAATCAACATGGTACCACCGCGCTTGGGTGGCTAGCGGGTGTATCACCGTTGCTATCTCTCTAGTAAAATGCATAACCGCTGCAATCGATTCGCGCACCTGGCTCCAACCCATTATAGCTGGATGGTTGGGGTACCTACTTGCGGATCTCAGTAGCGGAGTCTACCACTGGGCGATCGATAACTACGGTAGCGCCTCAACCCCAATTTTCGGTTTCCAGATAGAATCATTTCAATACCACCATGAATCCCCATGGACATTAACTCGGAGCCAATTTGCGCACAATATCCACAAACTCGCACGAGGCATAACCTTTGCTGTCCTTCCATTAGACCTTTTCTGCAACGGTCCGTTTCTACACGGATTCGTCGCCCTGTATTCGGGCTGCATTATGTTTAGCCAGCACTTCCATTATTGGGCCCACGACACCAAGAGCCGGCTCCCTCGGCTTGTGGTGGCGTTGCAAGACGCGGGGTTACTGTTGTCTCGATCGCAGCACGGGGTGCACCACCGGCCTCCGTACAACAAAAACTACTGCATTGTGAGCGGAGTGTGGAATGAGCTTTTGAGTGCGTACAAAGTGTTTGAAACGTTGGAGACGTTTCTGTTTTTAAAGCTTGGTGTGCGACCTCGGTCTGGGAATGAGCCCAAGAGTGCATGGGTGGACCCAAAAGGAGATTGA